The following are encoded in a window of Carya illinoinensis cultivar Pawnee chromosome 15, C.illinoinensisPawnee_v1, whole genome shotgun sequence genomic DNA:
- the LOC122295702 gene encoding G-type lectin S-receptor-like serine/threonine-protein kinase LECRK3: MVAIFLSLLLITGFSAAITQQGNSTISLGSSLSPNTKPYWLSGSGQFAFGFYPYDGGFAIGIWLEKIRQKTVVWTANRDDLPLSRNVTLLLTNDGRFVLQDEQGQQIALTNAQQPASSASMLDTGNFVLYNSNLTIWETFDAPTDTILPGQPLLAGNELASSISETNHATGNFRLTMQRDGNLVQYPSYIPRKSQYAYWSTGTYTVGDNVSLNLNRNGRLFLLNSTGFNIGDLNKPGNPPSYQSRLTLDFDGILRLYSHSLSQDDDWSAEWSPSNNDCDAIGLCGINAYCTIPEKKAVCTCPPGFDFLDRGQHNLGCRRNSSTVGCTSKNGETVDVLQELERVEWEDNPYSILSLSKTECRENCLKDSECEAALFKDQECRKQKFPLRFGTERQDNSGTTMIKVRFGSSNTTQVSKERKKQQGMGVIFGSFALLGFARIVLAILVFALIVLAFSAFLIFRYRLWSYKKVPYEVNEGLVEDVPLRAFTYSQLEVATNGFVEQLGRGSFGTVFKGALHNGQRKIAVKRLEKVVAEGDVEFRNEMRSIGRTNHRNLVQLLGYCHDGFNRLLVYEYMSNGTLSDYLFKSQIKPNWEERIKISLNIARGILYLHEECKTHIIHCDLNPNNILMDEQGCAKIADFGLAKLLMPDHSKTLTGIRGTRGYVAPEWLKNLPITVKADVYSFGVVLLVIICCRRSIDVNAPEEEAVLVNWVYDCFKANEVSKLVPEEVDQQSLERMIRIGLWCIEEDPAARPPIKKVVQMLEGTIEIPEPPCAQASFQH, from the coding sequence ATGGTTGCcatatttctttctcttcttttgatTACTGGATTCTCTGCTGCAATTACTCAACAAGGAAATTCCACCATTAGCCTCGGCTCTTCCCTCTCTCCAAATACCAAACCATATTGGTTATCAGGTTCTGGCCAGTTTGCTTTTGGCTTCTACCCGTATGATGGTGGCTTTGCCATAGGCATCTGGTTGGAAAAGATTCGGCAAAAAACAGTTGTATGGACAGCTAATCGAGACGACCTGCCGCTTTCAAGAAATGTAACACTGCTTTTGACAAATGATGGTAGATTTGTCTTGCAGGATGAACAAGGCCAGCAGATAGCTCTAACTAATGCTCAACAGCCTGCTTCCTCTGCTTCCATGCTAGATACTGGAAACTTTGTCCTCTACAATTCAAACTTAACCATATGGGAGACTTTCGATGCTCCAACAGACACCATTTTACCTGGTCAACCTCTGTTGGCAGGGAATGAGCTTGCCTCCAGCATCTCTGAGACAAATCATGCAACGGGAAACTTTCGACTGACAATGCAGAGGGATGGGAACCTGGTGCAATACCCTTCATACATTCCACGTAAATCTCAGTATGCCTACTGGTCTACAGGTACATACACAGTTGGAGATAATGTGTCTCTAAATCTTAATCGTAATGGTCGGCTTTTCCTACTTAATTCTACCGGCTTTAATATAGGGGATTTAAACAAACCAGGAAATCCCCCCTCTTACCAGTCTCGTTTGACATTGGATTTTGACGGAATATTGCGGTTATATTCTCATAGCTTGAGTCAAGATGATGATTGGTCAGCAGAATGGTCCCCTTCAAACAATGATTGTGATGCTATTGGTCTCTGTGGCATAAATGCTTATTGTACTATACCGGAAAAGAAAGCTGTATGTACATGCCCTCCCGGTTTTGATTTCTTAGACCGAGGACAACATAATTTGGGATGCAGGAGAAATTCCAGCACAGTTGGCTGCACGAGCAAGAATGGAGAAACAGTTGATGTTCTTCAGGAATTGGAACGTGTTGAATGGGAAGACAACCCCTATTCTATCTTGTCATTGTCCAAAACTGAGTGTAGAGAGAACTGCTTGAAAGACTCTGAATGTGAAGCCGCACTATTCAAAGATCAGGAGTGCAGAAAACAGAAGTTTCCGCTAAGATTCGGGACAGAACGACAAGATAATTCTGGTACAACCATGATCAAGGTGAGATTTGGGAGTTCTAACACAACACAAGTAagcaaggaaagaaagaaacaacagGGAATGGGCGTCATATTTGGCAGTTTTGCACTTTTAGGTTTTGCACGTATTGTTCTAGCAATTTTAGTTTTCGCGTTAATTGTGCTAGCTTTTTCTGCTTTTCTGATCTTTAGATACCGTCTATGGTCGTACAAAAAGGTTCCTTACGAAGTTAATGAAGGATTGGTTGAGGATGTCCCTCTACGAGCATTTACCTACAGTCAACTCGAAGTTGCAACGAATGGCTTTGTCGAACAACTAGGTAGGGGCTCTTTTGGGACAGTTTTCAAGGGAGCCTTGCACAATGGGCAGAGGAAAATTGCTGTCAAAAGACTTGAAAAAGTTGTGGCTGAAGGAGACGTAGAATTCAGGAACGAGATGAGGTCCATTGGAAGAACCAACCATAGAAACCTAGTCCAACTACTAGGTTACTGCCATGATGGTTTTAACAGGCTCTTGGTGTATGAGTATATGAGCAATGGAACACTCTCTGACtaccttttcaaatcccaaataaAGCCAAACTgggaagaaagaattaaaatctcCTTGAATATTGCTAGAGGGATCCTATACTTACACGAGGAATGCAAGACCCACATCATCCATTGTGACCTTAATCCCAACAACATATTAATGGACGAGCAAGGGTGTGCAAAAattgcagattttggattggcaaAGTTATTGATGCCAGACCATTCCAAGACTCTAACCGGGATAAGAGGAACAAGAGGATATGTTGCTCCTGAGTGGCTCAAGAACTTGCCCATCACAGTAAAAGCAGATGTGTATAGTTTTGGAGTTGTGTTATTGGTCATTATATGTTGTCGCAGGAGCATTGATGTTAATGCTCCCGAAGAAGAGGCTGTTCTTGTCAACTGGGTCTACGACTGTTTCAAGGCTAATGAAGTGAGCAAGTTGGTGCCTGAAGAAGTTGATCAGCAAAGCTTGGAGAGGATGATCAGAATTGGGTTGTGGTGCATAGAAGAAGATCCTGCAGCTCGCCCTCCAATTAAGAAGGTGGTTCAGATGTTGGAAGGTACCATAGAGATACCCGAACCTCCATGTGCACAAGCTTCATTTCAGCATTAG
- the LOC122296070 gene encoding G-type lectin S-receptor-like serine/threonine-protein kinase LECRK1 — protein sequence MVAIFLSLLLIVRFAVAIAQQGNPNISLGSSLSPNTNPYWLSGSSQFAFGFYEEDDGFAIRIWLETIQQKTVVWTANRDKLPLPKDVTLRLTNDGRFVLEQEQGQQTALANPLQPANSASMLDTGNFVLYNSDSAIIWQTFDSPTDTILPGQPLFKGNELICNINETSHASGNFPLTMQEDGNLVQYPSYIPHKSEYAYWASNTRLARESLSLDGNGQLFILDSAGFNIKNLTGQGNTSHNFSLYRLKLDFDEILRLYSHGLNQDDDDWSIEWSPSSNNCDPTGLCGLNAYCTVQEQKAVCTCLPGFDFSDRGQHNLGCKRNSSTDGCTSKNGETVYTLQELESVEWEDNPYSTLSLTKTNCGENCLKDCECVAALFKDEECRKQKFPLRFGREGQGNSGSTIIKVIFGSSEAKQVSRGRMKQLRMGVVIGILALLIVLGGCVALPLQIVLALSAFLILRYRRWSFKKVMYEVNEGFIEDVSLRAFTYSQLEVATNGFVEQLGRGSFGIVFKGALSNGQRKIAVKRLEKVAAEGYLEIRNEMRSIGRTHHRNLVQLLGYYHDGPNRLLVYEYMSNGTLSDYLFKSKIKPNWEERIKISLNIAIGILYLHEECETQIIHCDLNPNNILIDEQGCAKIADFGLAKLLMPDHSRTLTGIRGTRGYVAPEWHKNLPITVKADVYSFGVVFLVIICCRRSIDINAPEEEAILVNWVYDCFKANEVSKLVPEEVDQ from the exons ATGGTTGCgatatttctctctcttcttttaatTGTTCGATTCGCTGTTGCAATTGCTCAACAAGGAAATCCCAACATTAGCCTGGGCTCTTCCCTTTCTCCAAACACCAATCCATATTGGTTATCAGGTTCTAGCCAATTTGCTTTTGGTTTCTATGAGGAAGATGATGGCTTTGCCATACGCATCTGGTTGGAAACAATTCAGCAAAAAACAGTCGTATGGACTGCGAACCGGGACAAACTTCCGCTTCCAAAAGATGTCACATTGCGTCTCACAAATGATGGCAGATTTGTCTTGGAACAAGAACAAGGCCAACAAACTGCTCTAGCTAATCCTCTGCAGCCCGCTAACTCTGCTTCCATGCTCGATACCGGAAACTTTGTCCTTTACAATTCAGACTCAGCCATCATATGGCAGACTTTTGATTCTCCAACAGACACTATTTTACCTGGTCAACCTCTCTTCAAGGGGAACGAGCTTATCTGCAACATCAATGAGACAAGTCACGCAAGTGGAAACTTTCCACTGACAATGCAGGAGGATGGGAACCTGGTGCAATACCCATCATACATTCCACATAAATCAGAGTATGCTTACTGGGCTTCAAATACACGCTTAGCTAGagagtctctctctcttgatGGTAATGGTCAGCTTTTCATACTTGATTCTGCTGGCTTCAATATCAAGAATTTAACCGGCCAAGGAAACACCtctcataatttttctttatatcgtTTGAAGTTGGATTTTGACGAAATATTGCGGTTATATTCTCATGGCTTGaatcaagatgatgatgattggtCAATTGAATGGTCCCCTTCAAGCAATAATTGTGATCCTACTGGTCTCTGTGGCCTAAATGCTTATTGTACCGTACAGGAACAGAAAGCTGTATGTACATGCCTTCCTGGTTTTGATTTCTCAGACCGAGGACAACATAATTTGGGCTGCAAGAGAAATTCCAGCACAGATGGTTGCACGAGCAAGAACGGAGAAACAGTTTATACTCTTCAGGAATTGGAAAGTGTTGAATGGGAAGACAACCCCTATTCTACTTTGTCATTGACCAAAACTAATTGTGGAGAGAACTGCTTGAAAGACTGCGAATGTGTAGCCGCGCTATTCAAAGATGAGGAGTGCAGAAAACAGAAGTTTCCGCTAAGATTCGGGAGAGAAGGACAAGGTAATTCTGGTTCTACCATAATCAAGGTGATATTTGGGAGTTCCGAAGCAAAACAGGTAAGTAGGGGAAGAATGAAACAACTGAGAATGGGCGTCGTAATTGGCATTTTGGCACTTTTAATTGTGTTAGGAGgttgtg tggctttaccgctacaaATTGTGCTAGCTCTTTCTGCATTTCTGATCTTGCGATACCGTCGTTGGTCATTCAAAAAGGTTATGTACGAAGTTAATGAAGGATTTATTGAGGATGTCTCTCTACGAGCATTTACTTACAGTCAACTCGAAGTTGCAACGAATGGCTTTGTCGAACAACTGGGAAGGGGCTCTTTTGGGATAGTTTTCAAGGGTGCTTTATCAAATGGGCAGAGGAAAATTGCTGTCAAGAGACTTGAAAAAGTGGCGGCTGAAGGATACTTGGAAATCCGGAACGAGATGAGGTCTATTGGAAGAACCCATCATAGAAACCTAGTTCAGCTACTAGGTTACTACCATGATGGTCCCAACAGGCTATTGGTGTATGAGTATATGAGCAATGGAACGCTGTCTGACTaccttttcaaatctaaaataaagcCAAATTgggaagaaagaattaaaatctcTTTAAATATTGCTATAGGGATCCTCTACTTACATGAGGAATGCGAGACTCAAATTATTCACTGTGACCTTAATCCCAACAACATATTAATAGACGAGCAGGGGTGTGCAAAAattgcagattttggattggcaaAGCTATTGATGCCAGACCATTCCCGGACTCTAACCGGGATAAGAGGAACAAGAGGGTATGTTGCCCCTGAGTGGCACAAGAACTTGCCCATCACAGTAAAAGCAGATGTGTATAGTTTTGGAGTTGTATTCTTGGTCATTATATGCTGTCGCAGGAGCATTGACATCAATGCTCCCGAAGAAGAGGCTATTCTTGTTAACTGGGTCTACGACTGTTTCAAGGCTAATGAAGTTAGCAAGCTGGTGCCTGAAGAAGTTGATCAGTGA